The sequence GGTAGTAGGTATATCTCCAGACCCAGAGAGACCCTCTTACTATGTGAGTGAGAGGCTTCTATCCAGAGGAATGCACAAAGTTTACTTTGTAAATCCCAAGTATGCAAATGAGGAAATATTAGGTGTTAAAGTGTTTGCAAGTCTAAAGGAAGTACCAGAAAGTGTAGACATAGTGAATGTGTTTAGGAATCCAGCTCACATAGAACCCATAGTGCAGGAAGCCATAGAGATAGGTGCTAAGTGCGTGTGGCTCCAACCGGGCTGTGAAAACCCAGAAGTTATAGAAAAGTACAAAGATAAGATTCACATAGTTTGGAACGCCTGTATTGGTGTGGAAGCAGGATACCTCTAAAAGACCACCAAGTTGTCCCGATGGATCGCCTCTTCCTTGTTAGTCTTTAGTATAGCTTTTACATCATGTCCCTTTTTTCTCATGACGCGCATGAGTTCTTCAGAAGAAAAATTAACCTTTCCTTTACCTATCAGACGACCATCTTCCAAACAAATGCTCACAGTATCTCCTCTTTTAAAAATACCACCTATCTTAACTATTCCTGCAGGCAGTAAGCTTTTCCCTTCCTTTAGTGCTCTATAAGCTCCACAATCAATATAAAGCACCCCCTTTGGCTCTTCCATCATGGCTATGGTCTTTTTTCTTTGCTTTAGAGGTTTATCAAGAGGTTTAAAATAAGTACCCGAAGTTTCAAATCGCTTGAGATTTACAAGGCTGTCTTCTTTACCCGTTATGATGACATGTATACCCAGATTTAAAGCCATCTTAGTAGCGGTAAGCTTACTAAACATTCCACCCGTTCCAAACTCTGAATTCACACCCTTTACAAAACTAAAGGCCTTATCCACATCATCTACAAAGTGGATTATCTGGTCTTTTTCGTCTCTTAGCCCTCCTGCAGTGGATAGTATGACAAGAAGCTCCACATCCATCATAAAGGCAGTATGCAGAGCAAGGAAGTCATTGTCTCCAAATACGAGCTCAGATACCGCAACAGTGTCGTTCTCGTTTATAACAGGTACGACTCCCAGCTTGAGCATCTGTTCTATAGCGTTCTTGCTGTTGTAAAATTTAGCCTTTTCTCTAAACACATCAGAGGTTAAAAGCACCTGTGCTGGGATAAGCCCATAATTAGAAAAAACCACATCGTATATATGCATCAGGTATGCCTGTCCCACTCCAGCCAATGCCTGCTTTAATACTAGATCTTTAGGCCTTTCTTTGATACCTAACTTCTTAGTACCACACAGAACAGCACCAGAAGACACAATAAGTACCTCATCCCCCTCTTGCTTCAAAGCCTTTATGTCTCTTGCCAGCTTAGAAAGAAAGGAAAGGTCTATATCTCCTTCGGGAGTCTGTATTAAGTTAGAACCTATCTTCACCAGAAGCCTCATCTTTTATAATTTTAGTAGGAGGTTTGCTTAAAGGTGGCTCTTTACCTGCTCTTGATTTTGAGTAGCTTTGTTCTTGGAGGTAAGCTTATGAAAGTGGAAAGCCCAGCTTTCAAAGATGGTGATGTTATACCCAAAAAGTATACGTGCGACGGTGAAAACGTATCACCCCCTCTGGTTTGGTTGGGTTATCCAAAAGAGGCAAAGTCTTTCGTACTTATAGTTGATGACCCAGATGCGCCCGTAGGCACTTTTACCCACTGGGTAGTTTATGACATACCCATAAGTGAAACCTCTCTTAAGGAAAACTTTCCCAAAGATGGGCAGGTAGGTAGTGTAAAACAAGGTAGGAACGATTTTGGGAAGGTAGGCTATGGAGGTCCCTGTCCACCAAAAGGACATGGCTATCATAGGTACTTTTTTAGGGTATATGCGCTGAATGTAGAAAGCCTTGGACTACCTCCTGGAGCTACAAGAAAACAAGTGGAAAGTAAAATGAGAGGACACATACTATCCGAAGGTTATACGGTAGGAAGGTACAAAAGAGAGTGATTAGAGCGTAAATTTGGTTAAAAGTTCTATAGGTTTTCTTCCTGCAAAACCTTCGTCCAGTTCATGCCAGTAGAGTATGGTATCCTCATCCTCCTTCCAACAAAGCCATATATATCTGTTCTGATAAAAGGAAAGGAAGTCTACAAGAATAGGGTCCGTCCCTTTTATAACACCACCAAGGGCCTCTATCTTCTGAAAACACCGCCTTATCTCCGCGTCTATCTCCTTAGTTTGGCTTTCCATATAGAGCCTTTCCAGTTTGTCCTCCTCCTCCTCCATTTTAGTGAGGATAGAATACAGCTCTTCCTTTTTTATGTTAATAGTTTCCACAAGAGGTTTTATAAGGGTTAGTAGCTCTCTTGCAGTGTCAAGATCAAAGACCTTCATAGTTAAATAATAAACCCTGCTTAGTAAATTGTCTATAATTTTTAATAATTCTTCTATGAAGAGGGTTTTGAGATTTTTTATAAAGCTAATGCTACCCATCATAGCTGTTCTTATACGCATCTTAGGAAGGACCATAAGGTGGGAAAAGAGGTACGACTTTGAGAAGGACAGGGGGAAAATATATGCCATATGGCACGGGAACGCTTTAGGTATAGCCTTTTTCGGTATGGACAGAGGCATATACACACTGGTTAGCAGGTTTAGAGATGGAGATATGGCATCATATCTTCTTGAAAAACTTGGATACCATGTGATAAGAGGTTCAACGGAGGAAGGTAAGCCAGAAAAAGGTGGAAGGTCTGGCATCCTTAAACTCGTCAAAGCCATAAAAGAAGGCAATAATGTAGCTATAACCGTGGATGGACCCAAGGGACCTCCCTTTAAGGTAAAAGCTGGTGTGATCTTTCTCGCTCAGAAAACACATGCAACTATAATTCCTGCCTTTGCAGAATTTGACAGATACATAAAATTAAACTCGTGGGATCACTTTATTATCCCCCTGCCCTTCACAAAAGGTAGAGTAAGGGTAGGAAGACCTATAAAGGTATGTAAAGAAGACAGCATAGAAGAGAAGGTCATGGAACTTGAGGAGGAGCTTTTGAGGATCTCCTCTTGGGAAAGATCAAATTCGCCACTTTTGGAGCAAAAACAAAACTAAAACTACCTATAAGAGAGGTGATAAGCACGAGAACAAAGGTTATTGTCTGAGCAGGAGGGTAAAGCCCAGAAAATATAAGAGAGAACTCCCCCCTTTGTAGAAAAGAAAGGGAAGCCCTCAGAGAGATCCTTTTATCAAAACCATAAAGAAGAGAAGATAAATAAGTGGAAACAAGCTTAAGGATAATAGCTAAAAGCGATATGCCAATAGCAAAAGGTATATCGGTAGAACCGTCCATATTTGCTTTGTATGTAAAGAAGAAAAAGAATAATCCCAAAGAAAGCTCTTTTATAGGTGAAAGGGTGTTGTCTATGATCTTGAAAGCTCGCGTGTTTTCAGGAACCAATACGCCTAAAAAGAAGGCTAATATAGCTTCTGAAATGTGATATTTAACTGCAAGGCCACTTACAAAAAAAAGAAACCCCAAAGTAAAAAAGACAAAAAGACTCTCATCTACCCTCCTTTCTAAAATATCAAAAAAGACTTTTACTGCGTCCTTTAAAAGATAGAAAAGCACAAAAATCATCACTAAGATTAAAAAAGATCTTCCTACAAAGTATAAACTTAAATCTCCTGAGGAAACAAAGCTGGTCAAAAAGGAAAGTAAAATTATGCAAATGAGATCTTCAAATATCAGCAAGCCTATGAGAAGGTCAACTTCTGGATTTATTAGCCTCTTGTAGTCCATAAACAACTTAGCAGTTATGGCAGTACTTGATGGATATACAGCACTGGCAAGCACTAAAGATAAAACTAAATCTTTTGTAAAAACATAAGATACGCCTAAAACAGGTAAAAAGTTAATAAAAAAGTCAATAAAACCCGCTTTGACTACCTTAAACATGCCCATAAGTCTTTCAAAGGAATACTCAAGACCTATGAAGAAAAAGAGCAGAGCAACCGCAGAATGTTCAAAGACAGACAAGAAGTTAGATACATCCTTGGGTAAAAAGGATCTCAAAAGCAAACCAGAAAGCATAAAGGAAGCTATATACGGGAACTTTAGGAATTTTAAAGTGTAAGCCATAAAAAACATTAAGAGTAGGACAAAACCTGCATAAGCGAGCTGTATACCTTCTGACATTTAGGTGCTACACCTACCGCAGATTTCCATAAGGTGTTTTATCTGCTGGCGTGTACCAACTACTATAAGAATGTCCCCTACCTCTATTTTTTCTTTGTAAGGGTCAGGACTGGGAATTATTTTTCCCCCTCTGTCTATAGCTATAACGGAAGTGCCTGTAAGTTTTCTTATCTGGAGTTCCGCTATAGTCTTTCCTACAAAGTTAGAACCCTGCTCTACTTTTACCCACTCTATGAGGACCTCCTTGAGTATGAGCTCCATTTTCTCAACTTTTACAGGTTGGTAGAGCACACCAGCCATCAAAAATCCCAGCTCTTTTGCTTCTTCATCTGTAAGCTCAAAAGAGCAGAGAGGTTCTTCATCTTGCATAAGGTATATCTCTCTCTTGCCTGTGTTGTATATGATGATCACTAAGTCCCTCCCCTCGGTTAGTGTCACTGCATACTTTTTACCTATACCCGGTAGGTCAGTCTCTCTTACCTTCATTCTTCCCTATTATATCCAACACACTTTTTCTGTCTGATAGGACTATAGACTTTATGTTTTCGTCTTCACTGTACGCCTTGGAAAGTTCTCTTTGTATGAACTCAATGAGTTTCTCTATCTGCCTTTCCATCTCTTCCATCTGCTCCTTCATACGCAGTATGACATCAACTCCTGCCAGATTGACTCCCAGTTCCCGCGTGAGCGTCAAGATGAATTCTAACTTCTGCAGGTCTTCGTCCGTGTAATGTCTAGTTTTGCCTTTTGTTCTTGAAGGCTTAAGAAGCCCTTCCTTCTCGTAAAGCCTTAAGGTCTGAGGATGTATGCTGTACATTTGCGCAACAACACCTATGGTGTAATACCTTTTCTTTTCCCTCATGTCTCTTTCTCCCTTATTCTGGTAGGTTCAGGCAAAAGTTTGTCAAGCTCTTCAAGTATCTGTCTGATCTTCTTACCATTGCCAAAAACTCTATCCATCAAGCTCAACTTGGGCACATCTATGTGTACCCTTACAAACAGGTCTCCTCTTCCTCCACCCCTTAGCTTAGGCATACCTTGTTCAGGCACTCTTATGACATCTCCCTCCTTTGTGCCTGCCGGGACTTTAACTTTTATACTTTCTCCCGAAAGGGTAGGGACCTCTATCTCTGTTCCAAGAACCGCCTCTGTGAATTTGACATTTACATCTACATAAAGGTTATCTCCTTTCCTCTCAAACACCCTGTGTGGCAAAACTTTTACTATTACGTACAAGTCTCCATAGGGACCTCCGTTTTTTCCTGCATGACCCTTACCCTCAAAGAGTATTTTGGAACCGTTATCCACGCCTGCTGGTATGCGTACTGTGAGCTCCTCTCTTACAGGTATACTGCCTTTTCCTTTGCATTTGGAACAGAGCTCTCTTATCACGCCTTCACCACCACAAGTAGGACAGGTTTGGGATATAGTGATGAAAAACTGTCTTTGGTAGACCTCCCCCCTTCCACCACAAGTAGGACAAACTTTCTCTCCTTTAGAAAGGTCATAACCTCTCCCCTGGCACACATCACAGGATATTTCTCTCACCAAGGGTATTCTTAGTGTAGTACCCTTAAAAGCCTCTTCAAGGGTGATCTG comes from Hydrogenobacter hydrogenophilus and encodes:
- a CDS encoding CoA-binding protein translates to MREFNHPHQDEAFKVLSSSKVVAVVGISPDPERPSYYVSERLLSRGMHKVYFVNPKYANEEILGVKVFASLKEVPESVDIVNVFRNPAHIEPIVQEAIEIGAKCVWLQPGCENPEVIEKYKDKIHIVWNACIGVEAGYL
- the proB gene encoding glutamate 5-kinase gives rise to the protein MRLLVKIGSNLIQTPEGDIDLSFLSKLARDIKALKQEGDEVLIVSSGAVLCGTKKLGIKERPKDLVLKQALAGVGQAYLMHIYDVVFSNYGLIPAQVLLTSDVFREKAKFYNSKNAIEQMLKLGVVPVINENDTVAVSELVFGDNDFLALHTAFMMDVELLVILSTAGGLRDEKDQIIHFVDDVDKAFSFVKGVNSEFGTGGMFSKLTATKMALNLGIHVIITGKEDSLVNLKRFETSGTYFKPLDKPLKQRKKTIAMMEEPKGVLYIDCGAYRALKEGKSLLPAGIVKIGGIFKRGDTVSICLEDGRLIGKGKVNFSSEELMRVMRKKGHDVKAILKTNKEEAIHRDNLVVF
- a CDS encoding YbhB/YbcL family Raf kinase inhibitor-like protein, translated to MKVESPAFKDGDVIPKKYTCDGENVSPPLVWLGYPKEAKSFVLIVDDPDAPVGTFTHWVVYDIPISETSLKENFPKDGQVGSVKQGRNDFGKVGYGGPCPPKGHGYHRYFFRVYALNVESLGLPPGATRKQVESKMRGHILSEGYTVGRYKRE
- a CDS encoding DUF2203 domain-containing protein, whose product is MKVFDLDTARELLTLIKPLVETINIKKEELYSILTKMEEEEDKLERLYMESQTKEIDAEIRRCFQKIEALGGVIKGTDPILVDFLSFYQNRYIWLCWKEDEDTILYWHELDEGFAGRKPIELLTKFTL
- a CDS encoding lysophospholipid acyltransferase family protein — translated: MKRVLRFFIKLMLPIIAVLIRILGRTIRWEKRYDFEKDRGKIYAIWHGNALGIAFFGMDRGIYTLVSRFRDGDMASYLLEKLGYHVIRGSTEEGKPEKGGRSGILKLVKAIKEGNNVAITVDGPKGPPFKVKAGVIFLAQKTHATIIPAFAEFDRYIKLNSWDHFIIPLPFTKGRVRVGRPIKVCKEDSIEEKVMELEEELLRISSWERSNSPLLEQKQN
- a CDS encoding cation:proton antiporter, producing the protein MSEGIQLAYAGFVLLLMFFMAYTLKFLKFPYIASFMLSGLLLRSFLPKDVSNFLSVFEHSAVALLFFFIGLEYSFERLMGMFKVVKAGFIDFFINFLPVLGVSYVFTKDLVLSLVLASAVYPSSTAITAKLFMDYKRLINPEVDLLIGLLIFEDLICIILLSFLTSFVSSGDLSLYFVGRSFLILVMIFVLFYLLKDAVKVFFDILERRVDESLFVFFTLGFLFFVSGLAVKYHISEAILAFFLGVLVPENTRAFKIIDNTLSPIKELSLGLFFFFFTYKANMDGSTDIPFAIGISLLAIILKLVSTYLSSLLYGFDKRISLRASLSFLQRGEFSLIFSGLYPPAQTITFVLVLITSLIGSFSFVFAPKVANLIFPKRRSSKAPPQVP
- a CDS encoding cation:proton antiporter regulatory subunit gives rise to the protein MKVRETDLPGIGKKYAVTLTEGRDLVIIIYNTGKREIYLMQDEEPLCSFELTDEEAKELGFLMAGVLYQPVKVEKMELILKEVLIEWVKVEQGSNFVGKTIAELQIRKLTGTSVIAIDRGGKIIPSPDPYKEKIEVGDILIVVGTRQQIKHLMEICGRCST
- a CDS encoding heat shock protein transcriptional repressor HspR, with the translated sequence MREKKRYYTIGVVAQMYSIHPQTLRLYEKEGLLKPSRTKGKTRHYTDEDLQKLEFILTLTRELGVNLAGVDVILRMKEQMEEMERQIEKLIEFIQRELSKAYSEDENIKSIVLSDRKSVLDIIGKNEGKRD
- the dnaJ gene encoding molecular chaperone DnaJ, with the protein product MAQSAKKDYYEILGVPRNATQEEIKKAYRRLARKYHPDFNKDPSAQEKFKEINEAYQVLSDPEKRRLYDQYGHAAFSSQGGEGFSQEVFSTNIGDILEEVFKGFGFEDIFERATRERRRAYRRPTKGEDIYYTAQITLEEAFKGTTLRIPLVREISCDVCQGRGYDLSKGEKVCPTCGGRGEVYQRQFFITISQTCPTCGGEGVIRELCSKCKGKGSIPVREELTVRIPAGVDNGSKILFEGKGHAGKNGGPYGDLYVIVKVLPHRVFERKGDNLYVDVNVKFTEAVLGTEIEVPTLSGESIKVKVPAGTKEGDVIRVPEQGMPKLRGGGRGDLFVRVHIDVPKLSLMDRVFGNGKKIRQILEELDKLLPEPTRIREKET